A region from the Fundulus heteroclitus isolate FHET01 chromosome 22, MU-UCD_Fhet_4.1, whole genome shotgun sequence genome encodes:
- the ifngr1l gene encoding interferon gamma receptor 1-like, producing the protein MTPTKCLLCLLLLPAVSSAQVAPPTNVTLTCRSLQNILTWDYADLRPGLRFLVTIHSDSELQECPNEIWVEQPPLQANVSFLSDPDSVYLLRVKAVQGGNESLEEDVIFSYFQGALDGQKCVLDLPPVTVTPLEHNQIAFEFQHPWLVYKDGLNGCKKPRNKKRPRGEPQLPLFDYYTNISGQEVHSECEDAVCRGKRQVAVEKDQYCLEIRGTLRKMSVESKEYCTQKAPPLLNVAALVIGLSLVLVTAAALVIFMVCWKKTTPSKTLLRHLDFTSRPTHPGCVLLDTDSPQETVIVTPLVNNGDVSEKDEIPSPPGSTEYDLRIKLCPDAQGLSEDPEDENTDGERNPYMDGKSIDDEPSGGPESDQESRTPYESRSAYEKRSVVLELAPEDHAEGYRG; encoded by the exons TGGCCCCTCCGACCAACGTCACCCTTACCTGCCGCAGCCTGCAGAACATCTTGACCTGGGACTATGCAGACCTCCGTCCTGGGCTCAGATTCCTGGTGACAATCCACTCCGATTCAGAGCTCCAAGA GTGCCCAAATGAAATTTGGGTGGAGCAGCCTCCTCTGCAGGCGAATGTTTCGTTCCTGTCGGATCCCGATTCTGTGTACCTCCTCAGAGTGAAGGCTGTGCAGGGAGGAAATGAGTCCCTAGAGGAAGACGTCATCTTCAGCTACTTCCAAGGTGCTCTGGACGGCCAAAAAT GTGTTTTGGACCTCCCGCCCGTCACCGTCACTCCCCTGGAGCACAACCAGATCGCCTTTGAGTTCCAGCATCCCTGGCTGGTGTACAAGGACGGGCTGAATGGCTGTAAGAAACCCAGGAACAAGAAACGGCCAAGAGGAGAGCCCCAGCTGCCGCTTTTTGATTATTACACCAACATTTCTGGCCAG GAGGTCCACTCGGAGTGTGAGGATGCCGTGTGTCGGGGGAAGCGACAAGTGGCCGTTGAGAAAGACCAATACTGTCTGGAGATCCGGGGAACTCTCAGGAAGATGTCTGTGGAGTCCAAGGAGTACTGCACCCAGAAAGCCCCACCGCTGCTCA ATGTCGCCGCGCTCGTTATCGGGCTGAGCTTGGTCCTGGTGACGGCAGCAGCTTTGGTCATCTTCATGGTTTGCTGGAAAAAGACCACGCCCTCCAAAACTTTACTTCGTCATTTG GACTTCACATCAAGGCCGACTCATCCGGGCTGTGTACTGCTTGACACGGACAGTCCTCAGGAGACGGTGATTGTCACTCCGCTGGTAAACAATGGAGACGTGTCTGAGAAAGACGAAATCCCATCACCTCCTGGATCAACGGAGTACGACTTACGCATCAAGCTGTGCCCCGATGCCCAAGGTCTTTCTGAAGACCCGGAGGATGAGAACACGGATGGTGAGAGGAACCCATACATGGACGGTAAAAGCATCGACGATGAACCCAGCGGCGGGCCAGAGTCCGATCAGGAGAGCCGCACCCCTTACGAGAGCCGCTCCGCTTACGAGAAACGTTCAGTGGTGCTGGAGCTGGCCCCCGAGGATCACGCCGAGGGATACCGTGGCTGA